From Miscanthus floridulus cultivar M001 chromosome 15, ASM1932011v1, whole genome shotgun sequence, the proteins below share one genomic window:
- the LOC136506794 gene encoding putative disease resistance protein At3g14460 isoform X2, which translates to MDSREILELENKLLDPTTEEPISLPLHFLRSITNGFSNEQELGRGGYGVVYKGRLLHHGDSFIAVKKFHDSHVVKGDEQFQKVATSLIKHPNVTQLLGYCSESKGEMTKLPNGKSVIADKQTRILCFEYMCNGGLDEHLSGESSGLDWNKRYKIIKGICSGLEYLHGCNIIHLDLKPQNILMDATMMPKIADFDLSRLLGEQKSQTVTKTANPPGTRGYMAPEYIDRGVISKKADIFSLGVIIIEIQKGCKDDYPDYGQSTEVFQHFTEKVLSNWRNRFERSSKYTSPELHTQLVKQCINIALECVHPEKEKRPNVSNIIEILNAAEGSCVQNGEDLLVDHQIGAQEGVLQPDVQREDGLMDHRPAWITKGIMKSAAAPLQPHRKPVLESVDGSLCYQGSRNASFWVAHKALASLEDNVLKDWAATINLGPGVTALQLELLSVKAILESTLGKVIHNSALEHCLMMLQDLVYDAEDVVDEMEYFHIQDMLDASQHAEGCAHNLDLNVLPSIHDEPPKLRFDRDNASRRIEHIVEQMQLIEKKFSSAIKLLGSDWSTTPNIAQNRPITISESIEPKLYGRELMMKRITDDITKGKHCHGVLTVIPIVGPGGIGKTTLAQHIYHSGEVQEHFDVRVWTCVSLNFNVNKLIEEIQRYIPKVDRESSNGTASELIGQRLKNKRLLLVLDDIWDCSDEDEWKQLLVPFKKSQVQENKEFEEFFLEIIFGDDDQSRKEHRFLLETGFKIAGRLKGSPLAAKTVGRLLKTQLDLVHWTRVLESKQWEHSNGKNDIMPALKLSFDYLRPQLQQCFSYCALFPQDYRFEREGLINFWIGQEALHYSPHGESKRVEDIGLSHLTELVNYGFLEDKGEKIGITFYIIHDLLHELARKVSSLECLSIDTQSQVSSLQIPTSIRHLSINIDDTSVNNRLTQKNCVEDINTLHTRLKVEKLQTLMIFGIHHGCFVKAFGDLFREAKALRVILLSDASYDVEYLLCNFYSLLHLRYLRIDSSSLYKARFPNKISRFYHMMVLDAEHCDIINLPRDVSNLVKLRHLLVQHDTIHSSITEVGKLKSLQELRRFMVEQDDQGFELRQIGHLEELCGSLCIDSLENVQVPEEADEAKLMLKSHLHELILRWNDNWSTDDSALEKHVLERLKPSRDLQKLSIIGHRGGTCPSWLGLNLSLGSLKSLCLDDVNWKTFPPIGDLWLVDVPREEISINIPEKRFGNLRRLDLIHLSGLKTWAVHAPCQLFPYLEVLIIRDCSQLVELSFSHSAGCCQQGKDANDNLFPRLKELKIKRCPQLLSFAPIPWTEAPCYIEITGISSLDKLVYGNENSYLTIEGNNKDTNDSTVWDVLAFHNLTGLEVLRLYRCQSLPLHYLQMLSSLRTLRMSYPSNVFPLVEADSHVKYQFPVESLVIEGERSASGKELTQLLVYFPKLSDLELQFCAKVTGLAVNVRGQHATETPGTTTSANKEDQQQDARANVDVIVVSEEAEHGLLILPPQLQVLEIRGSPKLRLLGSNPHDDSNKDGRTRQGGGLWVLSSLRRLEIEDCPELLSSYSSSSFSSSFPLPNSLEHLRIRGAMGTGAQLPLSNLTALTSLSIYRCGDLRGEGLWSLLAQGHLNELSVQGTPNFFVDSEQEIPSCSSKLQRLEIDDVAGFTAAAIRHSLLFSSLTILSITDHKLKSFTEEQEALLFVDSLGDITFHSCHNLQSLPERLPRHPNLKRLHIWTCGAIQMLPKEGLPSSLQDLYISNCPQIQSLPKLDDLPSSLRYLNVRDSGSEELRRQCRKLINIIPIVEV; encoded by the exons ATGGACAGCCGTGAGATATTGGAGTTGGAGAACAAGCTTCTTGATCCGACCACAGAAGAACCAATTTCTCTACCCCTACACTTTTTGAGATCGATAACAAATGGTTTTAGCAATGAGCAAGAACTCGGGAGGGGTGGGTACGGAGTGGTTTACAAG GGACGACTTCTCCACCATGGCGATTCATTTATTGCTGTGAAGAAGTTTCATGATAGTCATGTAGTGAAGGGTGATGAACAGTTCCAGAAAGTGGCCACTTCTCTTATCAAACACCCAAATGTAACACAACTCCTAGGTTACTGTTCAGAATCAAAGGGAGAGATGACCAAGCTACCGAACGGGAAAAGTGTTATTGCTGATAAACAGACAAGAATTCTCTGCTTCGAGTATATGTGTAATGGAGGCCTTGATGAGCATCTTTCAG GTGAATCTTCCGGTCTTGATTGGAACAAGAGATACAAGATAATTAAGGGCATATGCAGTGGTTTGGAATACCTTCATGGGTGCAATATTATTCATCTGGACCTTAAACCTCAAAATATATTAATGGATGCTACTATGATGCCAAAAATTGCGGATTTTGATTTGTCAAGGTTGTTGGGTGAACAAAAATCCCAGACTGTCACTAAAACTGCAAATCCCCCCGGAACCAG GGGATACATGGCACCAGAATACATAGATAGGGGCGTAATCTCAAAGAAAGCAGATATATTCAGTTTGGGTGTCATAATTATAGAGATACAGAAAGGCTGCAAGGACGACTATCCAGACTATGGCCAAAGCACCGAAGTTTTCCAGCACTTCACAGAGAAA GTGCTCAGTAATTGGAGGAACAGATTCGAAAGATCATCGAAGTATACATCGCCAGAACTACATACCCAGCTAGTAAAACAATGCATCAACATAGCTTTGGAATGTGTGCACCCTGAGAAGGAGAAAAGGCCAAATGTATCAAATATAATTGAAATTCTTAATGCAGCAGAAGGAAGTTGTGTTCAAAATGGTGAAGATTTACTGGTAGATCACCAG ATTGGAGCCCAGGAAGGGGTACTGCAACCGGATGTGCAGCGTGAGGACGGCTTGATGGATCACCGACCAGCGTGGATCACAAAAGGCATAATGAAATCAGCAGCTGCACCACTCCAACCACACCGCAAGCCAGTTTTGGAAAGTGTGGATGGTTCGCTTTGTTATCAAGGGTCACGAAATGCATCATTTTGGGTGGCGCACAAGGCGTTGGCTTCCTTGGAGGACAACGTGCTCAAGGACTGGGCAGCCACCATCAACCTTGGCCCGGGCGTCACGGCCCTCCAGCTAGAGCTGCTATCTGTCAAGGCGATTCTTGAGTCCACCCTCGGCAAGGTAATACACAACTCAGCGCTTGAGCACTGTCTAATGATGCTTCAAGACCTCGTATATGACGCTGAGGATGTGGTGGACGAGATGGAATACTTTCACATCCAAGACATGCTGGACGCCAGCCAGCATGCCGAAGGTTGTGCCCACAACCTGGACCTTAATGTGTTGCCATCTATTCATGATGAACCACCAAAGTTGAGATTTGATAGGGATAATGCCTCCCGAAGAATAGAACATATTGTAGAGCAAATGCAGCTCATTGAAAAGAAGTTTTCTAGTGCTATTAAACTATTAGGTTCTGACTGGAGCACTACCCCAAACATTGCACAAAATCGCCCCATCACCATCTCTGAAAGTATAGAGCCAAAACTGTATGGGAGGGAGCTTATGATGAAGAGGATCACAGATGATATCACAAAGGGTAAACACTGTCATGGCGTCCTCACAGTTATTCCAATTGTTGGTCCAGGGGGCATAGGAAAGACAACTCTTGCACAACATATATATCACAGTGGAGAAGTGCAAGAACATTTTGATGTCAGAGTTTGGACATGTGTCTCACTCAATTTTAATGTGAATAAGCTGATAGAAGAGATTCAAAGATATATCCCTAAAGTTGATCGTGAAAGTAGTAATGGTACTGCTAGTGAGTTGATTGGGCAAAGATTGAAAAATAAGAGGCTTTTGCTTGTATTAGATGATATATGGGACTGCAGTGATGAGGATGAATGGAAACAGCTATTGGTGCCATTCAAAAAATCACAAGTACAAG AAAATAAAGAATTTGAGGAATTCTTCCTAGAAATTATCTtcggtgatgatgatcaatctagaAAGGAGCATAGATTCTTGCTAGAAACTGGGTTTAAGATAGCTGGTAGACTAAAGGGCTCCCCTCTTGCAGCAAAAACTGTTGGTAGATTGTTGAAAACCCAACTTGACTTGGTTCACTGGACTAGAGTCTTAGAAAGTAAGCAATGGGAGCATAGCAACGGTAAGAATGACATTATGCCTGCACTGAAGTTGAGCTTTGATTACTTACGTCCTCAGCTTCAGCAGTGTTTCTCCTACTGTGCTTTGTTTCCTCAAGATTACAGATTTGAAAGAGAAGGGCTAATTAACTTCTGGATAGGACAAGAAGCTTTGCATTATTCACCACatggtgaaagtaaaagagttgaAGATATCGGGCTAAGTCATTTGACTGAGTTGGTTAATTATGGATTTTTGGAAGATAAAGGGGAAAAGATTGGAATAACTTTTTACATCATTCATGATCTCTTACATGAATTAGCACGAAAAGTTTCATCACTTGAATGCCTTAGCATAGACACTCAATCTCAAGTGAGCTCCTTACAAATCCCGACATCAATCCGCCACTTGTCTATCAACATAGATGATACCAGTGTCAACAATAGATTGACTCAAAAAAATTGTGTGGAGGATATCAATACATTGCACACAAGATTAAAAGTTGAAAAACTGCAAACTTTGATGATATTTGGGATACACCACGGTTGCTTTGTGAAGGCTTTTGGTGATTTATTTAGGGAAGCAAAGGCCCTTCGTGTTATTTTACTATCAGATGCATCCTATGATGTGGAATATTTGTTGTGCAACTTTTATAGTCTGCTCCATCTTCGCTACCTTCGAATTGACAGTTCTTCTCTATATAAAGCCAGATTTCCCAACAAAATTTCTAGATTTTATCACATGATGGTCCTAGATGCAGAACACTGTGACATCATAAATCTACCAAGAGATGTCAGCAACCTTGTAAAATTGCGCCATCTTCTCGTTCAACATGATACAATACACTCTAGCATCACTGAGGTTGGGAAACTAAAATCATTACAAGAGTTGCGAAGATTTATGGTcgaacaagatgatcaaggtttTGAATTAAGGCAGATAGGACATTTGGAAGAGCTCTGTGGATCACTGTGCATTGATAGTCTTGAAAATGTTCAGGTACCAGAAGAAGCAGATGAAGCAAAATTGATGCTAAAAAGTCACCTACATGAGTTGATACTACGTTGGAATGATAATTGGTCTACTGATGATTCTGCACTCGAAAAACATGTTCTTGAAAGGCTTAAGCCAAGTCGAGATCTTCAGAAGTTATCCATTATAGGGCACAGAGGAGGCACTTGCCCTTCATGGCTGGGTTTGAACCTCTCACTCGGTAGTCTGAAATCTCTTTGTCTAGATGATGTAAACTGGAAAACATTTCCACCTATAGGAGATTTGTGGTTAGTAGATGTGCCCCGTGAGGAAATCTCAATCAATATCCCTGAGAAGAGGTTTGGAAATTTGAGAAGGCTGGATCTTATACACTTGTCAGGGTTGAAAACATGGGCTGTACATGCCCCCTGTCAATTGTTTCCTTATTTGGAAGTGCTTATCATTAGGGATTGCTCTCAACTTGTGGAATTGTCGTTTTCGCATTCTGCTGGTTGTTGTCAACAAGGGAAAGATGCAAATGACAATTTATTTCCTAGACTGAAGGAGCTCAAGATTAAGAGATGTCCACAACTATTGTCATTTGCACCCATTCCTTGGACTGAAGCTCCGTGCTACATTGAAATAACAGGAATTTCATCTCTTGATAAATTGGTTTATGGAAACGAAAATAGTTATTTGACCATTGAGGGAAATAATAAGGATACAAATGATAGCACGGTTTGGGATGTGCTAGCTTTTCATAATCTAACTGGACTGGAGGTCTTGCGCCTGTACCGGTGCCAATCTCTGCCACTGCATTACTTACAAATGCTATCATCCCTAAGGACCCTACGTATGTCTTATCCGAGTAATGTCTTTCCACTTGTTGAAGCTGACAGCCATGTCAAATACCAGTTTCCAGTTGAATCGCTGGTCATCGAGGGCGAGAGGAGTGCTAGTGGGAAAGAGTTGACACAGCTACTTGTCTACTTCCCAAAGCTCTCAGATCTGGAGCTGCAGTTCTGTGCAAAGGTAACAGGGCTGGCTGTGAATGTGAGGGGACAGCACGCAACAGAGACGCCCGGAACAACAACTTCAGCTAACAAAGAGGATCAGCAGCAGGATGCAAGAGCAAATGTCGACGTAATAGTCGTATCAGAAGAAGCAGAACATGGCCTATTGATTTTGCCTCCCCAACTGCAGGTCCTGGAGATCCGTGGCAGCCCAAAGCTGCGACTCCTTGGCTCCAATCCACATGACGACAGCAACAAAGATGGACGAACTAGGCAAGGAGGAGGGCTCTGGGTTCTAAGCTCCCTCCGAAGGCTGGAAATCGAGGATTGCCCCGAGCTCCTGTCCTCATACTCGTCTtcatccttctcttcttctttcccCTTGCCCAACTCCCTGGAACACCTTAGGATTAGAGGAGCGATGGGCACGGGGGCTCAACTGCCTCTATCAAACCTCACTGCTCTCACAAGTTTATCCATATACCGATGTGGGGATTTAAGAGGCGAGGGATTGTGGTCTCTCCTCGCCCAAGGACATCTCAACGAATTATCTGTTCAAGGAACGCCCAATTTTTTTGTTGATTCCGAACAGGAGATTCCATCCTGTTCCTCAAAACTGCAGAGGCTCGAAATAGATGATGTGGCTGGATTCACTGCTGCGGCCATTCGTCATAGCCTGCTCTTTTCCTCGCTCACCATATTGAGTATTACGGATCACAAGCTGAAGAGCTTCACAGAGGAGCAAGAGGCCCTTCTGTTTGTCGACTCCCTCGGGGATATCACATTTCATTCCTGCCACAACCTGCAGTCCCTCCCTGAACGGCTACCTAGACATCCCAACCTCAAGAGGTTACACATCTGGACGTGCGGAGCAATCCAGATGCTGCCCAAGGAGGGCCTCCCAAGTTCACTGCAAGATTTGTATATCAGTAACTGTCCACAAATCCAGTCACTGCCCAAGCTGGATGACCTTCCAAGCTCCCTGCGATATTTAAATGTCCGTGACAGCGGAAGCGAGGAGCTAAGGAGACAGTGCCGCAAGTTGATAAATATCATTCCAATAGTCGAAGTCTGA
- the LOC136506794 gene encoding putative disease resistance protein At3g14460 isoform X3: MDSREILELENKLLDPTTEEPISLPLHFLRSITNGFSNEQELGRGGYGVVYKGRLLHHGDSFIAVKKFHDSHVVKGDEQFQKVATSLIKHPNVTQLLGYCSESKGEMTKLPNGKSVIADKQTRILCFEYMCNGGLDEHLSGESSGLDWNKRYKIIKGICSGLEYLHGCNIIHLDLKPQNILMDATMMPKIADFDLSRLLGEQKSQTVTKTANPPGTRGYMAPEYIDRGVISKKADIFSLGVIIIEIQKGCKDDYPDYGQSTEVFQHFTEKVLSNWRNRFERSSKYTSPELHTQLVKQCINIALECVHPEKEKRPNVSNIIEILNAAEGSCVQNGEDLLVDHQIGAQEGVLQPDVQREDGLMDHRPAWITKGIMKSAAAPLQPHRKPVLESVDGSLCYQGSRNASFWVAHKALASLEDNVLKDWAATINLGPGVTALQLELLSVKAILESTLGKVIHNSALEHCLMMLQDLVYDAEDVVDEMEYFHIQDMLDASQHAEGCAHNLDLNVLPSIHDEPPKLRFDRDNASRRIEHIVEQMQLIEKKFSSAIKLLGSDWSTTPNIAQNRPITISESIEPKLYGRELMMKRITDDITKGKHCHGVLTVIPIVGPGGIGKTTLAQHIYHSGEVQEHFDVRVWTCVSLNFNVNKLIEEIQRYIPKVDRESSNGTASELIGQRLKNKRLLLVLDDIWDCSDEDEWKQLLVPFKKSQVQAKTVGRLLKTQLDLVHWTRVLESKQWEHSNGKNDIMPALKLSFDYLRPQLQQCFSYCALFPQDYRFEREGLINFWIGQEALHYSPHGESKRVEDIGLSHLTELVNYGFLEDKGEKIGITFYIIHDLLHELARKVSSLECLSIDTQSQVSSLQIPTSIRHLSINIDDTSVNNRLTQKNCVEDINTLHTRLKVEKLQTLMIFGIHHGCFVKAFGDLFREAKALRVILLSDASYDVEYLLCNFYSLLHLRYLRIDSSSLYKARFPNKISRFYHMMVLDAEHCDIINLPRDVSNLVKLRHLLVQHDTIHSSITEVGKLKSLQELRRFMVEQDDQGFELRQIGHLEELCGSLCIDSLENVQVPEEADEAKLMLKSHLHELILRWNDNWSTDDSALEKHVLERLKPSRDLQKLSIIGHRGGTCPSWLGLNLSLGSLKSLCLDDVNWKTFPPIGDLWLVDVPREEISINIPEKRFGNLRRLDLIHLSGLKTWAVHAPCQLFPYLEVLIIRDCSQLVELSFSHSAGCCQQGKDANDNLFPRLKELKIKRCPQLLSFAPIPWTEAPCYIEITGISSLDKLVYGNENSYLTIEGNNKDTNDSTVWDVLAFHNLTGLEVLRLYRCQSLPLHYLQMLSSLRTLRMSYPSNVFPLVEADSHVKYQFPVESLVIEGERSASGKELTQLLVYFPKLSDLELQFCAKVTGLAVNVRGQHATETPGTTTSANKEDQQQDARANVDVIVVSEEAEHGLLILPPQLQVLEIRGSPKLRLLGSNPHDDSNKDGRTRQGGGLWVLSSLRRLEIEDCPELLSSYSSSSFSSSFPLPNSLEHLRIRGAMGTGAQLPLSNLTALTSLSIYRCGDLRGEGLWSLLAQGHLNELSVQGTPNFFVDSEQEIPSCSSKLQRLEIDDVAGFTAAAIRHSLLFSSLTILSITDHKLKSFTEEQEALLFVDSLGDITFHSCHNLQSLPERLPRHPNLKRLHIWTCGAIQMLPKEGLPSSLQDLYISNCPQIQSLPKLDDLPSSLRYLNVRDSGSEELRRQCRKLINIIPIVEV; this comes from the exons ATGGACAGCCGTGAGATATTGGAGTTGGAGAACAAGCTTCTTGATCCGACCACAGAAGAACCAATTTCTCTACCCCTACACTTTTTGAGATCGATAACAAATGGTTTTAGCAATGAGCAAGAACTCGGGAGGGGTGGGTACGGAGTGGTTTACAAG GGACGACTTCTCCACCATGGCGATTCATTTATTGCTGTGAAGAAGTTTCATGATAGTCATGTAGTGAAGGGTGATGAACAGTTCCAGAAAGTGGCCACTTCTCTTATCAAACACCCAAATGTAACACAACTCCTAGGTTACTGTTCAGAATCAAAGGGAGAGATGACCAAGCTACCGAACGGGAAAAGTGTTATTGCTGATAAACAGACAAGAATTCTCTGCTTCGAGTATATGTGTAATGGAGGCCTTGATGAGCATCTTTCAG GTGAATCTTCCGGTCTTGATTGGAACAAGAGATACAAGATAATTAAGGGCATATGCAGTGGTTTGGAATACCTTCATGGGTGCAATATTATTCATCTGGACCTTAAACCTCAAAATATATTAATGGATGCTACTATGATGCCAAAAATTGCGGATTTTGATTTGTCAAGGTTGTTGGGTGAACAAAAATCCCAGACTGTCACTAAAACTGCAAATCCCCCCGGAACCAG GGGATACATGGCACCAGAATACATAGATAGGGGCGTAATCTCAAAGAAAGCAGATATATTCAGTTTGGGTGTCATAATTATAGAGATACAGAAAGGCTGCAAGGACGACTATCCAGACTATGGCCAAAGCACCGAAGTTTTCCAGCACTTCACAGAGAAA GTGCTCAGTAATTGGAGGAACAGATTCGAAAGATCATCGAAGTATACATCGCCAGAACTACATACCCAGCTAGTAAAACAATGCATCAACATAGCTTTGGAATGTGTGCACCCTGAGAAGGAGAAAAGGCCAAATGTATCAAATATAATTGAAATTCTTAATGCAGCAGAAGGAAGTTGTGTTCAAAATGGTGAAGATTTACTGGTAGATCACCAG ATTGGAGCCCAGGAAGGGGTACTGCAACCGGATGTGCAGCGTGAGGACGGCTTGATGGATCACCGACCAGCGTGGATCACAAAAGGCATAATGAAATCAGCAGCTGCACCACTCCAACCACACCGCAAGCCAGTTTTGGAAAGTGTGGATGGTTCGCTTTGTTATCAAGGGTCACGAAATGCATCATTTTGGGTGGCGCACAAGGCGTTGGCTTCCTTGGAGGACAACGTGCTCAAGGACTGGGCAGCCACCATCAACCTTGGCCCGGGCGTCACGGCCCTCCAGCTAGAGCTGCTATCTGTCAAGGCGATTCTTGAGTCCACCCTCGGCAAGGTAATACACAACTCAGCGCTTGAGCACTGTCTAATGATGCTTCAAGACCTCGTATATGACGCTGAGGATGTGGTGGACGAGATGGAATACTTTCACATCCAAGACATGCTGGACGCCAGCCAGCATGCCGAAGGTTGTGCCCACAACCTGGACCTTAATGTGTTGCCATCTATTCATGATGAACCACCAAAGTTGAGATTTGATAGGGATAATGCCTCCCGAAGAATAGAACATATTGTAGAGCAAATGCAGCTCATTGAAAAGAAGTTTTCTAGTGCTATTAAACTATTAGGTTCTGACTGGAGCACTACCCCAAACATTGCACAAAATCGCCCCATCACCATCTCTGAAAGTATAGAGCCAAAACTGTATGGGAGGGAGCTTATGATGAAGAGGATCACAGATGATATCACAAAGGGTAAACACTGTCATGGCGTCCTCACAGTTATTCCAATTGTTGGTCCAGGGGGCATAGGAAAGACAACTCTTGCACAACATATATATCACAGTGGAGAAGTGCAAGAACATTTTGATGTCAGAGTTTGGACATGTGTCTCACTCAATTTTAATGTGAATAAGCTGATAGAAGAGATTCAAAGATATATCCCTAAAGTTGATCGTGAAAGTAGTAATGGTACTGCTAGTGAGTTGATTGGGCAAAGATTGAAAAATAAGAGGCTTTTGCTTGTATTAGATGATATATGGGACTGCAGTGATGAGGATGAATGGAAACAGCTATTGGTGCCATTCAAAAAATCACAAGTACAAG CAAAAACTGTTGGTAGATTGTTGAAAACCCAACTTGACTTGGTTCACTGGACTAGAGTCTTAGAAAGTAAGCAATGGGAGCATAGCAACGGTAAGAATGACATTATGCCTGCACTGAAGTTGAGCTTTGATTACTTACGTCCTCAGCTTCAGCAGTGTTTCTCCTACTGTGCTTTGTTTCCTCAAGATTACAGATTTGAAAGAGAAGGGCTAATTAACTTCTGGATAGGACAAGAAGCTTTGCATTATTCACCACatggtgaaagtaaaagagttgaAGATATCGGGCTAAGTCATTTGACTGAGTTGGTTAATTATGGATTTTTGGAAGATAAAGGGGAAAAGATTGGAATAACTTTTTACATCATTCATGATCTCTTACATGAATTAGCACGAAAAGTTTCATCACTTGAATGCCTTAGCATAGACACTCAATCTCAAGTGAGCTCCTTACAAATCCCGACATCAATCCGCCACTTGTCTATCAACATAGATGATACCAGTGTCAACAATAGATTGACTCAAAAAAATTGTGTGGAGGATATCAATACATTGCACACAAGATTAAAAGTTGAAAAACTGCAAACTTTGATGATATTTGGGATACACCACGGTTGCTTTGTGAAGGCTTTTGGTGATTTATTTAGGGAAGCAAAGGCCCTTCGTGTTATTTTACTATCAGATGCATCCTATGATGTGGAATATTTGTTGTGCAACTTTTATAGTCTGCTCCATCTTCGCTACCTTCGAATTGACAGTTCTTCTCTATATAAAGCCAGATTTCCCAACAAAATTTCTAGATTTTATCACATGATGGTCCTAGATGCAGAACACTGTGACATCATAAATCTACCAAGAGATGTCAGCAACCTTGTAAAATTGCGCCATCTTCTCGTTCAACATGATACAATACACTCTAGCATCACTGAGGTTGGGAAACTAAAATCATTACAAGAGTTGCGAAGATTTATGGTcgaacaagatgatcaaggtttTGAATTAAGGCAGATAGGACATTTGGAAGAGCTCTGTGGATCACTGTGCATTGATAGTCTTGAAAATGTTCAGGTACCAGAAGAAGCAGATGAAGCAAAATTGATGCTAAAAAGTCACCTACATGAGTTGATACTACGTTGGAATGATAATTGGTCTACTGATGATTCTGCACTCGAAAAACATGTTCTTGAAAGGCTTAAGCCAAGTCGAGATCTTCAGAAGTTATCCATTATAGGGCACAGAGGAGGCACTTGCCCTTCATGGCTGGGTTTGAACCTCTCACTCGGTAGTCTGAAATCTCTTTGTCTAGATGATGTAAACTGGAAAACATTTCCACCTATAGGAGATTTGTGGTTAGTAGATGTGCCCCGTGAGGAAATCTCAATCAATATCCCTGAGAAGAGGTTTGGAAATTTGAGAAGGCTGGATCTTATACACTTGTCAGGGTTGAAAACATGGGCTGTACATGCCCCCTGTCAATTGTTTCCTTATTTGGAAGTGCTTATCATTAGGGATTGCTCTCAACTTGTGGAATTGTCGTTTTCGCATTCTGCTGGTTGTTGTCAACAAGGGAAAGATGCAAATGACAATTTATTTCCTAGACTGAAGGAGCTCAAGATTAAGAGATGTCCACAACTATTGTCATTTGCACCCATTCCTTGGACTGAAGCTCCGTGCTACATTGAAATAACAGGAATTTCATCTCTTGATAAATTGGTTTATGGAAACGAAAATAGTTATTTGACCATTGAGGGAAATAATAAGGATACAAATGATAGCACGGTTTGGGATGTGCTAGCTTTTCATAATCTAACTGGACTGGAGGTCTTGCGCCTGTACCGGTGCCAATCTCTGCCACTGCATTACTTACAAATGCTATCATCCCTAAGGACCCTACGTATGTCTTATCCGAGTAATGTCTTTCCACTTGTTGAAGCTGACAGCCATGTCAAATACCAGTTTCCAGTTGAATCGCTGGTCATCGAGGGCGAGAGGAGTGCTAGTGGGAAAGAGTTGACACAGCTACTTGTCTACTTCCCAAAGCTCTCAGATCTGGAGCTGCAGTTCTGTGCAAAGGTAACAGGGCTGGCTGTGAATGTGAGGGGACAGCACGCAACAGAGACGCCCGGAACAACAACTTCAGCTAACAAAGAGGATCAGCAGCAGGATGCAAGAGCAAATGTCGACGTAATAGTCGTATCAGAAGAAGCAGAACATGGCCTATTGATTTTGCCTCCCCAACTGCAGGTCCTGGAGATCCGTGGCAGCCCAAAGCTGCGACTCCTTGGCTCCAATCCACATGACGACAGCAACAAAGATGGACGAACTAGGCAAGGAGGAGGGCTCTGGGTTCTAAGCTCCCTCCGAAGGCTGGAAATCGAGGATTGCCCCGAGCTCCTGTCCTCATACTCGTCTtcatccttctcttcttctttcccCTTGCCCAACTCCCTGGAACACCTTAGGATTAGAGGAGCGATGGGCACGGGGGCTCAACTGCCTCTATCAAACCTCACTGCTCTCACAAGTTTATCCATATACCGATGTGGGGATTTAAGAGGCGAGGGATTGTGGTCTCTCCTCGCCCAAGGACATCTCAACGAATTATCTGTTCAAGGAACGCCCAATTTTTTTGTTGATTCCGAACAGGAGATTCCATCCTGTTCCTCAAAACTGCAGAGGCTCGAAATAGATGATGTGGCTGGATTCACTGCTGCGGCCATTCGTCATAGCCTGCTCTTTTCCTCGCTCACCATATTGAGTATTACGGATCACAAGCTGAAGAGCTTCACAGAGGAGCAAGAGGCCCTTCTGTTTGTCGACTCCCTCGGGGATATCACATTTCATTCCTGCCACAACCTGCAGTCCCTCCCTGAACGGCTACCTAGACATCCCAACCTCAAGAGGTTACACATCTGGACGTGCGGAGCAATCCAGATGCTGCCCAAGGAGGGCCTCCCAAGTTCACTGCAAGATTTGTATATCAGTAACTGTCCACAAATCCAGTCACTGCCCAAGCTGGATGACCTTCCAAGCTCCCTGCGATATTTAAATGTCCGTGACAGCGGAAGCGAGGAGCTAAGGAGACAGTGCCGCAAGTTGATAAATATCATTCCAATAGTCGAAGTCTGA